Genomic segment of Desulfovibrio litoralis DSM 11393:
AAAGCTTCATATACCAATCTGACGGAACAGAGTTACGTCTTTTCGCATCAGAAATGCTCGACTGTCTTATATCTAAAACATTCGCAATTTCAACTTGAGTGCGAGTATTGGTAGCCAATTTAATACGTTCAAAAATCTCATCAAAAGTAAACACAGATTTCTCCTGCCATATATATATATTGAAAAAACACAAACTATCAAAAATAGGTTTTTTAATTAACTTAAAATTAACAAATTCGATAGTAACCCTAGGCTTAACAAGTATTACTCATTAAGCTGTTCGGACACCCGAACAGAAACTATTTAGTAACGATTACTAATTATGCAAGATGCTGTTTAATAACTTTTCTTCTAAAAATGATAACAGACCACTGTTATTTAGATTTAATTCTACGGAACGATTGGACAAAATATTTTTATATAAATCTAAAATTTTTATAAATTCATATATTTTTTTTTGGTCGTCCGTGCTTTTTGCTAAAGCTTCACTTATTTCCAATACAGTTAAAGTTTCTTTAAGACGTACTTGGTCTTTAACTTGCTTCCAAATAAGCTGATGCTCTAGTGAAGCTTTTTGCTGAATTTCAGCCACCTCCGTATTTAGCTTCTTTTGGTTAGAAGCCATCAATGTTTGATATTCATTGTGCATATCATTAACTATATTTTTTTGGTCTATAATAGAGTAGGAGATATTTTGAAGACGTATATCGACCAAAGTGATACCAAGAGAATTAAGATGAGAATGAGATTGACCTAAAATATAAGAAATAGAATCTGAAAAACCGCTGGCGATTAGCTGTTCTTTAGTTAATAGCTTTAATTTTTGAGATAAAAAATTATTTACTTCAATATTAATATATTTTTTTCCATCGTCTATCTTGTTAAAATTATTAACAAACAAAACAGGATTACTCACAGCCCAGTCAAGTTGAGTGCTGATCGCAATCTCATATCCGTCTGAACTTTTAATAATTTGAGAATATACGCCGGAAGACAATATGCGATTATCCAACAGAAGTATTTTATGAAAAACAGGTAAAGAAAAATGCAAGCCCGGATATAAAACACTTTTTTTATTATTACTTGAAAAAGGTTCACTTTTTACAGCCAACTGTCCTTCCGGGATAATAAAAAAGACCTGAGAAAAGGAAAAAAATAAGATAAACACAACGGCTAAAACAACACCAATGCCTTTTATCGTCAATTTATTTCTCCTTTCTAGTAGCGTTTTCACCAAGGTTTTTCAAAGTTGCATTTACAAATTTGTTAGCATTAACAGTCTTTGTAATATCATTTCGAGAAACACCGTTCTCTATGCTCATGCTCTCTTGTTTTATATCTGGTGAAAACATTTTACTTTCATCAAATGGAGTCAAAACCCCTTGCATTTCTTCTATAAACAAATTTTTCAATAATAATTGCTTATTTTTTATATAAAAAGGTAACAGCGTATTAACCCTGTTCATATTTGCTTCAAATCTTATTCGTGCATCACGTTGTTTTAAGTCTGCACTATTTAATATTGTTGCCGCTTTTTGCTTTCCCGAATTAACAAGTTCGAAAGCTTCACTGCGTGTTTTATCCAGTACGGTTTTACTGTTTTCCAAAGCTGTATGAAGTTCTCTTCGAACTCCTTCAAGCTCTTTTGGTAGACCAAACCAAGATATATGAACCGAGGAAACCACTAACCCAACATCACTTTTTTTCAAAAGGCGTTCAAGTTCTTGTTTCACACTTGCTTCAACTTTATCTTTTGACAAAGAAATCAAATATTCAAGGGTATTACTACGTATAAAATTTAACAAGACCGCATCGGTCATGCTTTTTAAGCGTTGCATATGATCAGTTGTTCTAAAAAGATACTTTTCAGGCTCGCTGATTTTATACTCGGCTAAGGCTCTAACACCAAAAATTCGTCCATCTTTAGTCGGGTATAATGCATCTGTTTCTTTTGTTGATATTTTTTCTTTAATATTCAACAATACAACATTTTCAATAGGATATGGTAAATGATAATGAAACCCACCACCGCTTACCTGTCTATTAAACTGCCCAAACCGCAAGACTAAACCGACATAATCGGGCTTTACCTTATAAAACCCGCTTAACCCCCAAGAAAATAAAATACCAAAAATAATAAAAAACAAAAATCTATATCGGTGTTTTTGCAAGCCAACACCAACATTATTTAACCAATTAAACTCCGATGAATCTTCGTCAAATGAGTTATTGATTTCTTTTGAACTTTTATTTTGGCGTTCTTTTTTTTCTTGTAGTTTATCCCAGTCCCATGTCATTTATATAAATTACACTAATTTTATATTATGGTCAAGACTCTAAAAGGCTATTTTAACGTATTTAAAGGACAATTTAACACTGTTTAAGATATAAACATACCCCTATTCATAAACTAACAAATATCAGATAGATAGTCCAAAAACGCCTGTTTTAAGCGTTGTATAGATTGCTCGTCTCTAACCTGCATACGCAAATATCCCGGGGGCATACCTAATATATTATCGCAACACCTTAAAATAATTCCCTTTTCTAAGAATTTTTCCTTCACAAAAAAACTATAACTACCTGTATTAATAGAGAAAGACTTCCTACTTTTAAGCTTTGCCGTAATAAACGATGGACCTGATAACAAGTTGTCAAAGGCTTCGGTTTCCAATAAAGTTTTATGAAATTTTTTTTTCAATATTTTTAATTCATCTAAATAGCTTCGATACAACGCAACATTTTCAATTAAAACCTGTCCTATCGTTGCGGCATGAGACCCAATCGCCCAAAAATTTTGCACTTTTCTTAAACGCCCCACCAATTCAGAATGTGCAATCAAATAACCAAGGCGTATTCCGGGACAAGCAAAAAACTTGGTCAAGCTACATAAACATAAAAGTTTTTTATTTAAAACAGAGTCTTGTATTATTTTTGAATAAAGTTCAAACGAACTCTCGCCGTATAAAAAATCTTTATAACTTGCGTCCCATAATACATATTTGGCGTTTGCTTGTTCGATTAATTCAGAAACCGTTAAATATGTTGCTCCGGCGGGATTATTCGGAGAACAAAAAATCATTAAATCAAACGAACGCTCTTTTATATGTTTTAAGTCATCAGCAAGAAAATCAAAAGCTTGTTCCTCTGGCGGAGTATAAACCTCAAAATCCACTCCAAAGATTTCACACGCTCTGGGATATTCGCTAAAAACTGGGCCGATTAACAAAACTTTTTTCGGCTTAAGAGCTAAGAAAATTAAATGGATAAGTTCTGATGAACCGTTAGTTGCTAAAATATTTTCAAACGCAACCGACTCATAATAAGCTAAGGCAGAGGACAAGAAAAAATTTTCCGGATCAGGGTAATGACCAAGTTCAACCTCTGTTTTACTTGCTAGCGTTTGCGTTAAATCACGCACGGAAAAAAAAGTATTCGAGCTAAAATCTAAAAGCTCATTAAGAGAAAAACCACGTTTGGCAACAAGAGACAACGCCTCGCCACCATGTAAGGGAAGAACAACTTTATTCATCTAAATAAAGACCATTGCAAAACTCCGTTTTGCGTACTTTTTATCTTTTATGCTCTGTATACACATAGCATAAACGTCTTAAGCCACTTTGAGACTATTGTGTAATAGCCTCAACTATTTAATTTTACAAGCTTTTAATCAAGCAACAAGAGGCTTAGCAAAAATTTTATCTTTAGTGTAATGCACGAGCAGAACCATCAGGGTTATAAACCACACGAACACGATCGTTTTCTTCAAAGTATTCATCGTTATACTGCATAACCGTTACAAGTTCCCCACTATCCATTTGAACGGTAAGCTCGATACCATCACTTGGTATTGTTCCTGCACGCCCAAAAATCAGATTGGTTGTCGCTCCGATAATACCGCTTCGAGGAACTAAAGGGTCTAAAACTTCAGCCTGACCGACTCTAATAACAGTTCCAAATTCTGAAGAGGTTGCAACAGACGGTTCTGTTCCGCTATTAAAATTTCCCTGAGCGGGAACAAGATTGCGACCGGAACAAGCCTGTAAAAATAAAAACAAAGATAATATCACAACATATTTGCCGCTTTTCAAAAACATACAACACTCCGAATAAAAACTATCTACTTTAAAAGTCTATAAAAAACTGAAGCAGACGCAACGGGTAAAAATTGTCAAAATACAGACACAACTATTTTAAGCAATTTTTATACCAGATAAAACAAGCATTTTTTTCTCTTATAAAATTTTATATTTGCCACTTAAAACTACGCTCTAACCGTTTAGAAATAAAAGAAAGAGTTAGATTAACAATTAAATATAAAAAAGCAACACCAAGCCAAAGTTCAGAAACCTTATGGCTTGATGCCATACGTTCTGTTGCCTGAAAGCTTAATTCTTGAATGGAAATAATTGATAAAATTGATGAATCTTTTACCAAAGAAATAAGTTGTCCGCTCAATGAAGGTAGAGAATAACGAAAAGCCTGAGGTAAAATTATTTTTCTTAAACAAGTAAAACGCCCTAAACCAAGAGAATAAGCCCCTTGCCATTGTCCGGGAGAAACGGCGGACATAGCCCCTCGTAAAATTTCAGAAATATACGCCGCTTCATACAAACTTAAAGCTAAAACCGCCGATATAAAATTAAGGTTTTGTGTATGTTCTAAATTTAACCAAGACAAAACTTTAAATTCCGACAAACTCGGCAAAAAATGTATGCTGAAAAAAAAATGTAACACAAGAAGAAAAACCAAAGGCGGCAAGTTACGCACCAAGCTTACATAGCTATTAAGATACATAACCAAAAACTTTAACCCGGAAAAACGTCCAAAAGTAATCAAAGCCCCGACTAAAAAAGCCAAAAAACTCGCAAAAAAACTAACTTTTAAAGTATTAAACAAACCAACGCCCAAAACGCCAAGTTTAAAAGTTCCGTCCGCCTGTTTGATTAATAGATATTCGGGCAGTTCGAGAGTAAACCAATTCCACAACCAAGATGTCAAAAATACGTTCTTTGCCGTATGCTCGTCTGTGTGAAAATTAAACGACAAAAACCAAAACCCAACGCCAAGACACAACAGTAATATTATATCTGAAATTTGAAGATACGCGAAAAGAGACCCAAATCGCCCTTGTTTATTTAATTTTATCTTTCCACTCATCAGTTTTAAACCAATAATGTCTGCGTTCGGCTAACCAGCCCAAAGACTCTTGGCGACGCACCCAGTTATCTAAAACGTTTAACGAATCAAAATCATTTTTGCGAATAGCGAAAGCAACCGGCTCTTTGGCAAAAATTTCTGCGTTTTCAGGAATAAAAAGTTTATCGGGATATTCCAAAACCATAGCAGACGGCAAAGGTTCACCCGAAACAAAGGCGTGTACCCTTCCGTTTAAAAGTTCTTGAACCGCCTGAGCTTCTTCGTCAAATAAAAGAAGCTTTGCCTTGGGCAATGCCAACTTTATACTAAATGCCGCACTTGTTCCGGTTCTGGCGGCAATCAAACACTCCGCCTTATTAAAATCGTTTAATGTTTTTAAATTTTCTGCTTTTGCTTTGTGGGCAACTAAAGAAAGCCCTGCGAAATCATAGGGAACAGTAAAATTTACTTTTAAATTACGCTCGGTTGTAACGCTCATTCCACCAATAATAATATCAAATTGTCCCGTTAATAAAGCCGGTAAAATTCCCGCCCATTTAACAGGTACAAGTTCAAGTTTTACCCCAAGGTCTGCTGCCAACTTACGAGCAACATCAACCTCAAAGCCAATAAATTCGCCATTTTTATCTTGCATCGCCCAAGGTACAAAAGTGGAAAAACCAACTTTTAACGACTCTCTTTCAAGAGCATTTTCTATCATGGAGTCTGATTTTGTTTCTGCGTTAGCCCTTGAAAAAACAACCAAGTTAAACAATAAAACAACCAAAACAGGCATCAGCACAACAGGAAATATTTTTTTTAACATAAATTGCCTCAATGATTTTTATTTATTAAAGATTACACATCATTGCTAAAAAATAACACAAAACAGTTAAATATAAAAGAATAAACTTTCAATAAACTTCTTTCGTTCAAAATTGTTCACTTATTATCATTTTAAATTAATATAAATTTCGCTTTGTTAAAAATAGTTTTGTGGCAAAACAATCCATAACCAAGCTCGGATTAAGCCCATAGGTCAAGTCGCTTTCGGCTTCGTCAAGGCAAACAGACACATCTAAAAGAAATTGTTTATCTAAAACCGACAATAAAGCTGCCAGTAAAGAAAGTTTTTTAGGTTTGTGTTTTGCCTCTTGTTCTATATTCTGGTTTAAAGATAAATCTCCCAAACCAAGTGCCAGACAAAGCTCACGTCGACAATGACTTACAAACGCCAAACCCAAATACTTGTCAAAATAGCCCTTTTGAGAACTAAGTTGTAGCCAACT
This window contains:
- a CDS encoding SPFH domain-containing protein codes for the protein MTIKGIGVVLAVVFILFFSFSQVFFIIPEGQLAVKSEPFSSNNKKSVLYPGLHFSLPVFHKILLLDNRILSSGVYSQIIKSSDGYEIAISTQLDWAVSNPVLFVNNFNKIDDGKKYINIEVNNFLSQKLKLLTKEQLIASGFSDSISYILGQSHSHLNSLGITLVDIRLQNISYSIIDQKNIVNDMHNEYQTLMASNQKKLNTEVAEIQQKASLEHQLIWKQVKDQVRLKETLTVLEISEALAKSTDDQKKIYEFIKILDLYKNILSNRSVELNLNNSGLLSFLEEKLLNSILHN
- a CDS encoding SPFH domain-containing protein, with product MTWDWDKLQEKKERQNKSSKEINNSFDEDSSEFNWLNNVGVGLQKHRYRFLFFIIFGILFSWGLSGFYKVKPDYVGLVLRFGQFNRQVSGGGFHYHLPYPIENVVLLNIKEKISTKETDALYPTKDGRIFGVRALAEYKISEPEKYLFRTTDHMQRLKSMTDAVLLNFIRSNTLEYLISLSKDKVEASVKQELERLLKKSDVGLVVSSVHISWFGLPKELEGVRRELHTALENSKTVLDKTRSEAFELVNSGKQKAATILNSADLKQRDARIRFEANMNRVNTLLPFYIKNKQLLLKNLFIEEMQGVLTPFDESKMFSPDIKQESMSIENGVSRNDITKTVNANKFVNATLKNLGENATRKEK
- a CDS encoding aminotransferase class I/II-fold pyridoxal phosphate-dependent enzyme — its product is MNKVVLPLHGGEALSLVAKRGFSLNELLDFSSNTFFSVRDLTQTLASKTEVELGHYPDPENFFLSSALAYYESVAFENILATNGSSELIHLIFLALKPKKVLLIGPVFSEYPRACEIFGVDFEVYTPPEEQAFDFLADDLKHIKERSFDLMIFCSPNNPAGATYLTVSELIEQANAKYVLWDASYKDFLYGESSFELYSKIIQDSVLNKKLLCLCSLTKFFACPGIRLGYLIAHSELVGRLRKVQNFWAIGSHAATIGQVLIENVALYRSYLDELKILKKKFHKTLLETEAFDNLLSGPSFITAKLKSRKSFSINTGSYSFFVKEKFLEKGIILRCCDNILGMPPGYLRMQVRDEQSIQRLKQAFLDYLSDIC
- a CDS encoding amino acid ABC transporter permease gives rise to the protein MTSWLWNWFTLELPEYLLIKQADGTFKLGVLGVGLFNTLKVSFFASFLAFLVGALITFGRFSGLKFLVMYLNSYVSLVRNLPPLVFLLVLHFFFSIHFLPSLSEFKVLSWLNLEHTQNLNFISAVLALSLYEAAYISEILRGAMSAVSPGQWQGAYSLGLGRFTCLRKIILPQAFRYSLPSLSGQLISLVKDSSILSIISIQELSFQATERMASSHKVSELWLGVAFLYLIVNLTLSFISKRLERSFKWQI
- a CDS encoding transporter substrate-binding domain-containing protein, translating into MLKKIFPVVLMPVLVVLLFNLVVFSRANAETKSDSMIENALERESLKVGFSTFVPWAMQDKNGEFIGFEVDVARKLAADLGVKLELVPVKWAGILPALLTGQFDIIIGGMSVTTERNLKVNFTVPYDFAGLSLVAHKAKAENLKTLNDFNKAECLIAARTGTSAAFSIKLALPKAKLLLFDEEAQAVQELLNGRVHAFVSGEPLPSAMVLEYPDKLFIPENAEIFAKEPVAFAIRKNDFDSLNVLDNWVRRQESLGWLAERRHYWFKTDEWKDKIK